A DNA window from Helianthus annuus cultivar XRQ/B chromosome 15, HanXRQr2.0-SUNRISE, whole genome shotgun sequence contains the following coding sequences:
- the LOC110919746 gene encoding uncharacterized protein LOC110919746, with translation MGYVCEPKKSISLALHAKANVQKREGLNHQAQPVKTQFNTERNPQKNPVSSNVLKQNNQKQNSLIDRGKSTPKASSSNVGPQARKPVSQKLSHKKEPYSSRKKKCSIEDTNHNTNNNVIRDRSYRSNSSDVVSFTFTAPIACPVISNNGFPPDNQSKNAPDSTGNDSNSSSLTCNVIGADALSALLEQKLRELTDSPVSVSQDSLLATKTDNGEDSSNGFSSYKPNDDSSYGFSSSDYLELTKKHQKLDLDSSYGFSANDHSELMNKNHKLNLGQDLMNTDDLGYGFSVNDRQEPMFHDYAYQKYLFGNFGRQPSPDSVLKPSFNTESCNSSDTVDTCKQDSASVLARELTAPKFSTTPSPMDVDTDLLDSASSITMVTKWEPEYVTEVLANIETMFVDFTIGKTRNIVNPRVFDRLEFGRPNEEPTKLRRELVFNT, from the exons ATGGGATATGTATGTG AACCAAAAAAGTCAATTTCGTTAGCGCTTCACGCTAAGGCTAACGTTCAAAAGCGTGAAGGGTTGAATCATCAAGCACAACCCGTTAAAACTCAGTTTAACACCGAAAGAAATCCACAGAAGAATCCTGTTTCTTCGAATGTATTAAAGCAGAACAATCAGAAACAGAATAGCTTAATTGACCGAGGAAAGTCAACCCCGAAAGCTTCGAGTTCTAACGTCGGTCCACAAGCAAGAAAGCCGGTTTCGCAGAAACTGAGCCATAAAAAGGAACCTTATTCCAGCCGAAAAAAAAAATGTTCCATAGAAGATACTAAtcataatactaataataatgtTATTCGCGATAGAAGTTATAGAAGTAACAGTAGTGATGTTGTTTCTTTCACTTTCACAGCTCCAATTGCATGCCCGGTGATCTCTAACAACGGTTTTCCGCCCGATAATCAAAGTAAAAATGCACCCGACTCGACCGGTAACGATTCAAACTCATCATCTTTGACATGTAATGTTATTGGAGCTGATGCTTTAAGTGCTCTTTTGGAGCAAAAACTGAGGGAATTAACCGATAGTCCCGTTTCGGTTTCTCAAGATTCTTTGTTAGCAACGAAAACCGACAATGGAGAGGATTCGAGTAACGGGTTTTCTTCATACAAGCCGAATGATGATTCAAGTTACGGGTTTTCTTCGAGTGATTATTTAGAACTTACGAAGAAGCATCAGAAGCTCGATCTG GATTCGAGTTACGGGTTTTCTGCCAATGATCATTCAGAACTCATGAACAAGAATCATAAGCTCAATTTG GGCCAAGATCTAATGAATACAGATGATTTAGGTTACGGGTTTTCTGTTAACGATCGTCAAGAACCAATGTTTCATGACTACGCGTATCAGAAATATCTCTTTGGTAACTTTGGCAGACAACCGAGCCCGGATTCGGTGCTCAAACCATCTTTTAACACTGAAAGCTGTAACTCTTCAGACACTGTCGATACATGCAAGCAAGATTCAGCTTCGG ttCTAGCCCGAGAGCTAACCGCTCCAAAATTTTCAACAACCCCGAGCCCGATGGATGTCGATACCGATCTACTAGACTCGGCTTCTTCCATCACAATGGTTACCAAATGGGAACCTGAGTACGTAACCGAAGTGCTTGCAAATATCGAAACAATGTTTGTCGACTTCACCATAGGCAAGACTCGAAACATCGTGAACCCACGCGTGTTTGACCGGTTAGAGTTCGGTAGACCCAACGAAGAACCGACTAAGTTAAGACGTGAGCTTGTGTTCAATACGTGA